One part of the Apus apus isolate bApuApu2 chromosome 11, bApuApu2.pri.cur, whole genome shotgun sequence genome encodes these proteins:
- the KATNB1 gene encoding katanin p80 WD40 repeat-containing subunit B1 isoform X1 — MAVAITTKTAWKLQEITAHSSNVSSLVLGKSSGRLLATGGDDCQVNIWSVNKTNCIMSLTGHTAPIESLQINTNEELIVAGSQSGSIRVWDLEAAKILRTLVGHKANICSLDFHPFGSFLASGSLDTNVKLWDVRRRGCVYRYKGHTEAVRCLRFSPDGKWLASAADDHTVKLWDLAAGKIMFEFTGHTGPVSVVEFHPNEYLLASGSSDRTVRFWDLEKFQVVSCIEEEATPVRCVLFNPDGCCLYSGFQDSLRVYGWEPERCFDVVLVNWGKVADLSICNNQLIGVSFEKNTVSSFVVDLSRVTKSGSVAHGLIRDNEPLVPPTSTGSSLRRIYDRPSTTCSKPQSRVKHNSESERRSPSSEDDRDEKESKAEIQNAEDYNEIFQPKNAICRTPPRNNEPFPAPPEDEPITAQEAVKSSQATDVQTPLPKQELLDPVQRPPIASSTPLTRTEPSVIPAARNEPIGLKASDFLPAVKNQSQTELVDEEAMSQIRKGHETMCVVLTSRHKNLDTVRAVWSISDIKNSVDSAVAINDLSVVVDLLNIVNQKASLWKLDLCTIVLPQIEKLLQSKYESYVQTGCTSLKLILQRFLPLITDILTAPPSVGVDITREERLHKCKLCYKQLKNISNIVKNKSGLSGRHGSAFRELHLLMAVLE, encoded by the exons ATGGCCGTGGCCATCACCACGAAGACGGCCTGGAAGCTGC AAGAGATCACTGCTCACAGCAGCAACGTCTCCTCACTAGTCCTGGGGAAAAGTTCTGGCCGGCTGCTGGCAACTGGAGGAGATGACTGTCAGGTCAACATATGGTCAGTGAACAAGACCAACTGCATCATG AGTCTGACAGGCCACACGGCACCCATTGAGAGCCTACAGATCAATACCAACGAGGAGCTCATTGTTGCAGGGTCCCAGTCAGGGTCCATTCGAGTTTGGGACCTGGAGGCTGCCAAAA ttCTTCGTACCTTGGTTGGTCACAAAGCAAATATCTGCAGCCTTGATTTCCATCCTTTTGGAAGCTTTTTGGCATCTGGCTCTTTGGACACAAATGTTAAG CTCTGGGATGTCAGAAGAAGAGGCTGTGTCTACAGGTACAAG ggTCACACAGAAGCAGTCCGATGTCTCCGCTTTAGTCCTGATGGGAAATGGTTGGCCTCTGCTGCTGATGATCACACTGTAAAG ctGTGGGATCTGGCTGCTGGGAAGATAATGTTTGAGTTTACAGGGCATACTGGCCCAGTAAGCGTTGTGGAATTCCATCCCAATGAATACCTTTTGGCTTCTGGTAGCTCTGACAG GACTGTTCGGTTCTGGGACTTGGAGAAGTTTCAAGTTGTGAGCTGTATTGAGGAGGAGGCCACTCCTGTCAG GTGTGTGCTCTTCAACCCAGATGGCTGCTGCTTGTACAGTGGCTTCCAGGACTCGCTGCGTGTGTACGGCTGGGAGCCAGAGCGATGTTTCGATGTGGTCTTGGTGAACTGGGGAAAAGTTGCTGACTTATCTATCTGCAACAACCAGCTG ATAGGagtttcctttgaaaaaaacacagtctCTTCCTTCGTTGTGGATCTCAGCAGAGTCACAAAGTCTGGTTCTGTTGCTCATGGACTGATCAGGGACAATGAGCCTCTTGTGCCACCTACCTCAACGGGATCCTCCCTTCGCCGCATCTATGACAGGCCTTCAACTACCTGCAGCAAGCCCCAGAG TAGAGTGAAGCACAACTCGGAGAGTGAGAGGCGCAGCCCCAGCAGTGAAGATGACCGGGATGAGAAGGAATCCAAGGCCGAGATCCAGAATGCAGAGGATTACAACGAGATCTTCCAGCCCAAGAATGCGATCT GTCGAACTCCTCCTCGAAACAACGAGCCCTTTCCTGCCCCTCCTGAGGACG AGCCCATAACTGCCCAGGAAGCAGTGAAGTCCAGCCAAGCTACCGACGTCCAGACCCCGCTGCCAAAACAGGAACTT CTTGATCCGGTTCAGAGGCCACCAATTGCTTCTTCAACTCCTTTGACCAGGACAGAGCCATCAGTGATTCCTGCAGCCAGAAATGAACCCATTGGCCTGAAGGCTTCTGACTTTTTACCT GCTGTGAAAAACCAAAGCCAGACAGAGCTTGTGGATGAGGAAGCCATGTCCCAGATCAGGAAAGGACACGAGACCATGTGTGTGGTGCTCACCAGCCGCCACAAGAACCTGGACACCGTGCGAGCTGTCTGGAGCATCAGTGATATCAAG AACTCTGTGGACTCTGCAGTGGCCATCAACGATCTGTCTGTTGTTGTGGACCTCTTGAATATTGTCAACCAAAAAGC gTCTCTCTGGAAGTTGGATTTGTGTACCATAGTCCTGCCGCAGATAGAGAAGCTACTCCAAAGTAAATATGAAAG TTATGTGCAAACTGGCTGCACTTCTCTGAAACTCATTCTCCAGAGATTCCTGCCGCTGATCACAGACATCCTCACTGCACCACCTTCTGTCGGAGTGGACATCACCAGAGAGGAAAG GCTCCATAAATGCAAACTGTGCTacaagcagctgaaaaacatCAGCAACATCGTCAAGAACAAGTCTGGGCTCAGCGGCCGCCATGGTAGTGCCTTCCGGGAGCTGCATCTCCTCATGGCTGTCCTGGAGTGA
- the KATNB1 gene encoding katanin p80 WD40 repeat-containing subunit B1 isoform X2 — protein MAVAITTKTAWKLQEITAHSSNVSSLVLGKSSGRLLATGGDDCQVNIWSVNKTNCIMSLTGHTAPIESLQINTNEELIVAGSQSGSIRVWDLEAAKILRTLVGHKANICSLDFHPFGSFLASGSLDTNVKLWDVRRRGCVYRYKGHTEAVRCLRFSPDGKWLASAADDHTVKLWDLAAGKIMFEFTGHTGPVSVVEFHPNEYLLASGSSDRTVRFWDLEKFQVVSCIEEEATPVRCVLFNPDGCCLYSGFQDSLRVYGWEPERCFDVVLVNWGKVADLSICNNQLIGVSFEKNTVSSFVVDLSRVTKSGSVAHGLIRDNEPLVPPTSTGSSLRRIYDRPSTTCSKPQRVKHNSESERRSPSSEDDRDEKESKAEIQNAEDYNEIFQPKNAICRTPPRNNEPFPAPPEDEPITAQEAVKSSQATDVQTPLPKQELLDPVQRPPIASSTPLTRTEPSVIPAARNEPIGLKASDFLPAVKNQSQTELVDEEAMSQIRKGHETMCVVLTSRHKNLDTVRAVWSISDIKNSVDSAVAINDLSVVVDLLNIVNQKASLWKLDLCTIVLPQIEKLLQSKYESYVQTGCTSLKLILQRFLPLITDILTAPPSVGVDITREERLHKCKLCYKQLKNISNIVKNKSGLSGRHGSAFRELHLLMAVLE, from the exons ATGGCCGTGGCCATCACCACGAAGACGGCCTGGAAGCTGC AAGAGATCACTGCTCACAGCAGCAACGTCTCCTCACTAGTCCTGGGGAAAAGTTCTGGCCGGCTGCTGGCAACTGGAGGAGATGACTGTCAGGTCAACATATGGTCAGTGAACAAGACCAACTGCATCATG AGTCTGACAGGCCACACGGCACCCATTGAGAGCCTACAGATCAATACCAACGAGGAGCTCATTGTTGCAGGGTCCCAGTCAGGGTCCATTCGAGTTTGGGACCTGGAGGCTGCCAAAA ttCTTCGTACCTTGGTTGGTCACAAAGCAAATATCTGCAGCCTTGATTTCCATCCTTTTGGAAGCTTTTTGGCATCTGGCTCTTTGGACACAAATGTTAAG CTCTGGGATGTCAGAAGAAGAGGCTGTGTCTACAGGTACAAG ggTCACACAGAAGCAGTCCGATGTCTCCGCTTTAGTCCTGATGGGAAATGGTTGGCCTCTGCTGCTGATGATCACACTGTAAAG ctGTGGGATCTGGCTGCTGGGAAGATAATGTTTGAGTTTACAGGGCATACTGGCCCAGTAAGCGTTGTGGAATTCCATCCCAATGAATACCTTTTGGCTTCTGGTAGCTCTGACAG GACTGTTCGGTTCTGGGACTTGGAGAAGTTTCAAGTTGTGAGCTGTATTGAGGAGGAGGCCACTCCTGTCAG GTGTGTGCTCTTCAACCCAGATGGCTGCTGCTTGTACAGTGGCTTCCAGGACTCGCTGCGTGTGTACGGCTGGGAGCCAGAGCGATGTTTCGATGTGGTCTTGGTGAACTGGGGAAAAGTTGCTGACTTATCTATCTGCAACAACCAGCTG ATAGGagtttcctttgaaaaaaacacagtctCTTCCTTCGTTGTGGATCTCAGCAGAGTCACAAAGTCTGGTTCTGTTGCTCATGGACTGATCAGGGACAATGAGCCTCTTGTGCCACCTACCTCAACGGGATCCTCCCTTCGCCGCATCTATGACAGGCCTTCAACTACCTGCAGCAAGCCCCAGAG AGTGAAGCACAACTCGGAGAGTGAGAGGCGCAGCCCCAGCAGTGAAGATGACCGGGATGAGAAGGAATCCAAGGCCGAGATCCAGAATGCAGAGGATTACAACGAGATCTTCCAGCCCAAGAATGCGATCT GTCGAACTCCTCCTCGAAACAACGAGCCCTTTCCTGCCCCTCCTGAGGACG AGCCCATAACTGCCCAGGAAGCAGTGAAGTCCAGCCAAGCTACCGACGTCCAGACCCCGCTGCCAAAACAGGAACTT CTTGATCCGGTTCAGAGGCCACCAATTGCTTCTTCAACTCCTTTGACCAGGACAGAGCCATCAGTGATTCCTGCAGCCAGAAATGAACCCATTGGCCTGAAGGCTTCTGACTTTTTACCT GCTGTGAAAAACCAAAGCCAGACAGAGCTTGTGGATGAGGAAGCCATGTCCCAGATCAGGAAAGGACACGAGACCATGTGTGTGGTGCTCACCAGCCGCCACAAGAACCTGGACACCGTGCGAGCTGTCTGGAGCATCAGTGATATCAAG AACTCTGTGGACTCTGCAGTGGCCATCAACGATCTGTCTGTTGTTGTGGACCTCTTGAATATTGTCAACCAAAAAGC gTCTCTCTGGAAGTTGGATTTGTGTACCATAGTCCTGCCGCAGATAGAGAAGCTACTCCAAAGTAAATATGAAAG TTATGTGCAAACTGGCTGCACTTCTCTGAAACTCATTCTCCAGAGATTCCTGCCGCTGATCACAGACATCCTCACTGCACCACCTTCTGTCGGAGTGGACATCACCAGAGAGGAAAG GCTCCATAAATGCAAACTGTGCTacaagcagctgaaaaacatCAGCAACATCGTCAAGAACAAGTCTGGGCTCAGCGGCCGCCATGGTAGTGCCTTCCGGGAGCTGCATCTCCTCATGGCTGTCCTGGAGTGA
- the KIFC3 gene encoding kinesin-like protein KIFC3 isoform X5 has product MNLEKAGGRLCGGKRSSLPASRPFPVIQKVMVSMAHLQEEKLRLQEELLGLQEKLTARESDELSLSLQLQGQVETLKGKLLEQAQEISRLHSELGGTDAEKHRDLLAAENEQLRREMKAMEGELQELRRLPAPCQDCAHLQENTGLQERLSRLQREAEEMRARLAELDVEVQQKTNRLAEVELRLKDSLAERAEEEERLSRRLRDSQETIASLKSQPQQIKYIIKTVEVESAKTKQALCESQSRNQYLQEQVGMQRQVLKEMEQQLQSSQKTVAQLRAQITMYEAELERAHGQMMEEMQAMEEEKNRAIEEAFSRAQVEMKAVHENLAGVRTNLLTLQPALRTLTHDYNSLKRQVRNFPLLLQETLRNARAEIGQAIEEVHSTNRELLRKYRRELQLRKKCHNDLVRLKGNIRVFGRVRPITKEDGEGPEAASVVTFDADDDAVLHLLHKGKQVSFELDKVFPPQASQEEVFQEVQALVTSCIDGYNVCIFAYGQTGAGKTYTMEGTAANPGINQRALQLLFSEVRGKAADWDYSISVSAAEIYNESLRDLLGKEPQEKLEIKLCPDGSGQLYVPGLTEFRVQSVEDINKVFEFGHVNRATECTNLNEHSSRSHALLIITVRGLDRSTGLRTTGKLNLVDLAGSERVGRSGAEGSRLREAQHINKSLSALGDVIYALRSRQGHVPFRNSKLTYLLQDSLSGDSKTLMMVQVSPAEKNTSETLCSLKFAERVRSVELGPVSRKAELVSWPSQEQLEGDSPGTAAPPGRAHTSPSPGQLSSRSASIRRKLQTSGECWEPAPGRGSPSEEGPTTSLIPATCWQAKPARGSQLICNSSLTNG; this is encoded by the exons GTGGAGACACTGAAGGGGAAGCTCCTGGAGCAGGCGCAGGAGATCAGCCGGCTGCACTCGGAGCTG ggTGGCACAGATGCGGAGAAGCACCGGGACCTGCTGGCAGCGGAGAACGAGCAGCTGCGGCGGGAGATGAAGGCCATGGaaggggagctgcaggagctgcggCGGCTGCCGGCACCGTGCCAGGACTGTGCCCACCTCCAG GAGAACACTGGGCTGCAGGAGCGGCTGTCCCGGCTGCAGCGGGAGGCAGAGGAGATGCGGGCCAGGCTGGCCGAGCTGGATGTGGAGGTGCAGCAGAAGACCAACCGCTTGGCTGAGGTGGAGCTGCGGCTCAAGGACTCCCTGGCTGAgagggctgaggaggaggagcgaCTCAGCCGGCGGCTGCGGGACAGCCAGGAGACCATTGCCAGCCTCaagtcccagccccagcagatAAAG TATATCATCAAAACAGTGGAGGTGGAGTCAGCCAAGACGAAGCAAGCCCTGTGCGAGAGCCAGTCCCGAAACCAGtacctgcaggagcaggtgggGATGCAGCGGCAGGTGCtgaaggagatggagcagcagctgcagagctcccaGAAGACAGTGGCTCAGCTCCGAGCTCAG atcACCATGTATGAAGCCGAGCTGGAGCGAGCCCATGGACAGATGATGGAGGAGATGCAGGcgatggaggaggagaagaaccGCGCCATCGAAGAAGCGTTCTCCCGCGCCCAAGTGGAGATGAAGGCAGTGCACGAGAACCTGGCag GTGTCCGAACCAACCTGCTGACGCTGCAGCCAGCGCTGCGCACCCTCACCCACGACTACAACAGCCTGAAGCGGCAGGTTCGCAacttccccctgctcctccaggagaCCCTGCGGAACGCCAGGGCCGAG ATAGGCCAGGCCATTGAGGAGGTGCACAGCACCAATCGGGAGCTGCTGCGCAAGTAccggcgggagctgcagctccgGAAGAAGTGTCACAACGACCTGGTGCGGCTGAAAG GAAACATCCGTGTTTTTGGGCGAGTCCGCCCCATCACGAAGGAGGATGGTGAGGGCCCGGAGGCAGCCAGTGTGGTGACCTTTGACGCTGACGATGATGCTGTCCTGCACCTGCTGCACAAGGGGAAGCAGGTCTCCTTCGAGCTGGATAAGGTCTTTCCACCACAGGCATCCCAGGAGGAG gtgTTTCAGGAGGTTCAAGCCCTGGTCACCTCCTGCATCGATGGCTACAACGTCTGCATCTTTGCCTATGGGCAAACTGGGGCAGGAAAAACCTACACCATGGAG GGAACAGCAGCAAACCCGGGGATCAACCAGCgggccctgcagctcctcttctcTGAGGTGCGGGGCAAGGCGGCCGACTGGGACTACAGCATCAGTGTCAGCGCCGCCGAGATTTACAACGAGTCGCTCAG GGACTTGCTGGGGAAAGAGCcgcaggagaagctggagatcAAGCTGTGCCCCGATGGCAGTGGGCAGCTCTATGTGCCCGGGCTGACCGAGTTCAGAGTGCAGAGCGTGGAGGACATCAACAAG GTCTTCGAGTTCGGCCACGTCAACCGGGCGACAGAGTGCACCAACCTGAACGAGCACAGCTCCCGCTCCCACGCCCTCCTCATCATCACCGTCCGTGGCCTGGACCGCAGCACGGGGCTCCGCACCACAG GGAAGCTGAACCTGGTGGACCTGGCGGGGTCGGAGCGGGTGGGGCGGTCGGGCGCGGAGGGCAGCCGGCTCCGCGAGGCCCAGCACATCAACAAGTCCCTCTCGGCACTGGGAGATGTCATCTATGCCCTGCGCTCCCGACAGGGCCACGTGCCCTTCCGCAACTCCAAGCTCACCTACCTGCTGCAGGACTCACTCAGTGGTGACAGCAAGACCCTTATGATGGTGCAG GTCTCCCCTGCCGAGAAGAACACCAGCGAGACTCTCTGCTCCCTGAAGTTTGCCGAGAGAGTTCGCTCCGTGGAGCTGGGCCCTGTCTCCCGCAAGGCTGAGCTGGTCTCCTggcccagccaggagcagctggag GGTGACTCACCGGGGactgcagcccctcctggccGGGCCCACAcgtcccccagccctgggcagctctccagccgCTCCGCCTCCATCCGCAGGAAGCTCCAGACCTCAGGTGAGTGCTGGGAacctgctccaggcaggggaTCTCCATCAGAGGAAGGTCCCACCACCAGCCTCATCCCAGCCACGTGCTGGCAGGCAAAGCCTGCACGGGGGAGCCAACTGATTTGTAACAGCTCATTAACGAATGGCTAA